One window from the genome of Alkalihalobacillus sp. LMS6 encodes:
- a CDS encoding TVP38/TMEM64 family protein: protein MIVKVVSAVLVIVAILLVAQSDWVTELRTGEAGEASELFQQSLPFLLVLSLVLLIVQSILTVVPLALILIFNYMLLDFWSGYAWSLGTSLFASVLAFYLYRYWLQQLFQQKVRKDWVQAIERNGFWVVLTSRLIPVMPSSLINLAAGSSQITLPTFFLSTLIGNSLYLLALFLLMEGFIAGGMEWLLLPGVGILFLAIFLKKKVAKPASEYE, encoded by the coding sequence ATGATTGTAAAAGTTGTCAGCGCCGTCCTTGTAATTGTTGCGATCTTACTTGTAGCCCAGTCTGACTGGGTGACTGAATTAAGAACTGGTGAGGCGGGAGAAGCAAGTGAGTTGTTTCAACAATCTCTTCCCTTTTTACTGGTGTTGTCGCTAGTCTTATTAATTGTACAAAGCATTTTAACCGTTGTTCCTTTGGCTCTAATCTTAATCTTTAATTACATGTTACTAGATTTTTGGTCGGGTTATGCCTGGAGCCTTGGAACAAGTTTGTTTGCGAGTGTGCTTGCATTTTATTTATATCGCTATTGGTTGCAACAGTTGTTTCAACAGAAGGTCAGAAAAGATTGGGTACAAGCAATTGAACGAAATGGGTTTTGGGTGGTACTAACAAGTCGGCTTATCCCTGTCATGCCGTCTAGTTTAATCAATTTAGCAGCAGGGAGTAGTCAAATCACACTGCCAACGTTCTTTCTGTCAACGTTGATTGGAAATAGTCTTTATTTACTTGCACTATTCTTGTTAATGGAAGGGTTTATTGCTGGTGGGATGGAATGGCTCTTGTTACCTGGCGTTGGAATTTTGTTTTTAGCGATTTTTCTAAAGAAAAAAGTGGCGAAACCAGCGAGTGAGTATGAATAA
- a CDS encoding GNAT family N-acetyltransferase, producing MEIRQLQKNEDVPYDLLLLADPNQALVDAYLKQGDCYVLETNNQIVGCYVLLKTRLQTIEIINIAVTEQMHGRGYGKALLTHAVETSKEAGYQTIEIGTSNSSINQLAFYQKYGFRMDYIDRDFFLRHYDEEIWENGIQAVDMVRLSIHFS from the coding sequence ATGGAAATTCGACAGCTACAAAAAAATGAAGATGTGCCTTATGATCTTTTACTACTAGCAGACCCTAATCAAGCGCTCGTTGATGCATACTTGAAACAAGGTGATTGCTATGTGCTTGAAACAAACAACCAAATCGTAGGCTGTTATGTGTTGCTAAAGACGCGTCTACAAACGATTGAAATTATTAATATTGCTGTTACGGAACAGATGCATGGACGAGGTTATGGAAAGGCGCTGCTTACGCATGCAGTTGAAACGAGCAAAGAAGCTGGTTATCAAACGATTGAAATTGGTACATCAAATTCAAGCATTAATCAACTAGCGTTTTATCAAAAATACGGGTTTCGCATGGATTACATTGACCGTGATTTCTTTTTACGACATTATGATGAAGAGATCTGGGAAAATGGTATACAAGCTGTTGATATGGTGCGACTGTCGATACATTTCTCGTAA
- a CDS encoding tripartite tricarboxylate transporter permease gives MEQFLMPLLDYQLLLLVALGTFAGIYVGAIPGLSVTMATVLLLSLTYSWDTLSALALIVGVYVGGVYGGARPAILLNMPGGPAQIATSFDGYPLAQRGEAGLAIGLSTILSIVGGMVGLLLLVFATPVLSDIALFFAHRDYLLLALLGLLLVGTMSSGAFIKSMFLACFGVVIGLIGLDMISAAPRLTFGVLELQSGINVIIAILGLFGFAEVLFQLSQKAQSQKDSVVGKIIPPLAMLIKFLPLTLRTSVIGALAGVLPGVGGEIAALLGYDHAKRSTKKPSRPFGEGAYEGVIAPETANNAAIGGAFVPMLTLGIPGDAVTAVIIGALIVHGLDPGPLLIVNSPDLFWVICGSLFLANLFLLLFGMSGIHLFKKVISIPKGVLMPIILVLIVVGAYSINNTMIDVYWMIGFGVLGFILRLFGFPLAPLVLGIVLGPLIDQSFRAAMITAHHDIGDFFLGYVTSPISLVLSLLFVVMLISTIKGFRKQT, from the coding sequence ATGGAACAATTTCTTATGCCATTATTAGACTACCAATTGCTTCTTCTCGTTGCGTTAGGGACGTTCGCAGGCATTTATGTCGGTGCCATTCCCGGTCTTTCAGTAACAATGGCGACCGTATTATTGCTATCGTTAACCTACTCGTGGGACACGCTTTCGGCTCTTGCACTGATCGTAGGTGTCTATGTAGGTGGTGTCTATGGTGGCGCTAGACCTGCAATTTTATTAAACATGCCTGGTGGCCCTGCTCAGATTGCTACCTCTTTTGATGGGTACCCTCTCGCTCAAAGAGGGGAAGCAGGCTTAGCAATTGGACTTTCTACTATTTTATCGATTGTTGGGGGAATGGTGGGCCTTCTTCTCCTTGTTTTTGCCACACCTGTTTTATCCGACATCGCTTTATTTTTTGCTCATCGCGATTACTTACTCCTAGCATTACTTGGCTTACTATTAGTCGGTACGATGAGCAGTGGCGCTTTTATAAAATCGATGTTTCTTGCGTGTTTCGGGGTTGTCATTGGTTTAATTGGACTTGATATGATTTCAGCGGCACCGCGATTAACCTTTGGTGTGCTCGAATTGCAAAGTGGCATTAACGTTATCATTGCGATTTTAGGGTTGTTCGGTTTTGCAGAAGTGCTCTTTCAGCTCTCACAAAAAGCGCAAAGTCAAAAAGACAGTGTTGTAGGAAAAATCATCCCACCGCTTGCCATGTTAATCAAATTTTTGCCATTAACGCTTCGTACATCTGTCATTGGTGCATTAGCCGGTGTCTTACCAGGTGTGGGTGGAGAGATTGCAGCCTTACTTGGGTACGATCATGCAAAGCGAAGCACGAAAAAGCCAAGTCGCCCGTTTGGTGAAGGGGCTTATGAAGGGGTTATTGCTCCCGAAACAGCGAACAACGCTGCAATTGGTGGTGCTTTTGTTCCGATGTTAACTCTAGGAATACCAGGAGACGCTGTTACGGCCGTCATAATCGGCGCACTTATTGTTCACGGGCTAGACCCTGGTCCATTACTCATTGTCAATTCCCCTGATCTTTTTTGGGTCATTTGTGGTTCATTATTTTTAGCCAACCTTTTTTTATTACTTTTTGGGATGAGCGGCATTCACCTGTTCAAAAAAGTTATTTCTATCCCAAAAGGGGTTTTAATGCCCATCATCCTCGTATTAATTGTTGTCGGAGCCTACTCCATTAACAATACAATGATTGATGTATATTGGATGATCGGTTTCGGTGTATTAGGGTTCATTTTGCGCTTATTTGGTTTTCCACTGGCTCCCCTCGTTTTAGGTATTGTTCTAGGACCATTAATTGATCAGTCTTTTCGAGCTGCTATGATTACGGCTCATCATGACATTGGTGACTTCTTTTTAGGATATGTCACCTCACCGATAAGCCTAGTTTTAAGTTTATTATTTGTTGTTATGCTCATTTCCACCATCAAAGGATTCCGTAAACAAACATAA
- a CDS encoding tripartite tricarboxylate transporter TctB family protein yields MIKSPAFYFYIGLITISVIFVTQALRIPVYDEFLSSGRFLPLVLSFFMVLFSCILAYQQFQSSEGTTHKIEHRFHFFGFLSLVVAYVILIPVFPFSLVTFFFLLASFLFFRTLSFWKSILLAVILVVVIVFIFQTVFQIVFP; encoded by the coding sequence TTGATTAAGTCCCCTGCTTTTTATTTTTATATTGGCTTGATTACAATTAGTGTGATCTTTGTTACCCAAGCGTTAAGGATTCCTGTTTATGATGAATTTTTATCTTCAGGACGTTTTCTCCCTCTCGTCCTGTCTTTTTTCATGGTTTTATTCTCTTGTATACTAGCGTATCAGCAGTTTCAATCTTCTGAAGGAACGACCCATAAAATTGAACATCGATTTCATTTTTTTGGCTTTCTCTCTCTCGTTGTTGCTTACGTCATTCTTATTCCTGTCTTTCCATTTAGTCTTGTAACGTTCTTTTTTTTACTCGCTAGTTTTCTATTTTTTCGGACGCTCTCCTTTTGGAAAAGTATTTTATTAGCCGTCATTCTCGTTGTTGTGATCGTATTTATTTTTCAAACTGTTTTTCAAATTGTATTCCCTTAA
- a CDS encoding tripartite tricarboxylate transporter substrate binding protein — MKKRFLLFVSCTLFLSSCTSSATSGELGHDYPNRSITGVIPFGPGGGADSIARVVSQYTEPVLDETIILQNVEGGAGSIATHDVYTDPANGYKILFGAENPNLYRTTGISDLSYHDFEPLMLFARTVPVIIVHPDSQFETLDQLLTHAEDHPGDTLMATTGPVGTSGVVSSMLGLDFAMVPYKGEGASITGLMGKQIDASIVSLPSAYNYIVAEEVRVLGIVNDTRLEEFGEWPALGEVAPEYLDYLPWGAYYGAYVTKGTPEPVIDTLVESFEYAFEDADFQQFLENNRMIPLGLTGSEALDYQTEWESRTNWFLYQSGFAEHPENYDIPIPNF, encoded by the coding sequence ATGAAGAAACGCTTCCTCTTATTTGTTTCCTGTACCCTTTTTCTTTCGTCATGTACTTCTTCTGCAACATCGGGCGAACTTGGTCATGATTATCCAAACCGTTCCATAACAGGTGTTATTCCTTTTGGACCTGGCGGCGGGGCCGACTCAATTGCTCGGGTAGTCAGTCAATATACTGAACCAGTTCTTGATGAGACAATTATTTTGCAAAACGTTGAAGGTGGTGCTGGATCAATTGCCACTCACGACGTTTATACCGACCCAGCTAATGGGTACAAAATTTTATTTGGTGCTGAGAATCCAAACTTATATCGAACAACAGGCATTTCCGATTTAAGTTACCATGATTTTGAACCGTTGATGCTTTTTGCAAGAACCGTTCCTGTGATTATTGTTCACCCTGACTCTCAATTTGAAACGCTGGATCAGTTACTCACCCATGCGGAAGATCACCCTGGCGATACTTTGATGGCAACGACTGGGCCAGTGGGCACATCTGGTGTTGTATCGAGCATGCTCGGCCTTGATTTTGCCATGGTTCCCTATAAAGGAGAGGGCGCCTCTATTACTGGATTAATGGGGAAACAAATTGATGCATCCATTGTCTCCCTTCCATCTGCTTACAACTACATTGTTGCAGAAGAAGTTCGTGTTCTAGGAATTGTAAACGATACGCGTCTTGAAGAATTTGGTGAATGGCCGGCGCTTGGTGAAGTGGCTCCAGAATACTTAGATTATCTTCCATGGGGTGCTTATTACGGAGCTTATGTGACAAAAGGGACACCTGAGCCTGTTATTGATACATTGGTTGAAAGCTTTGAGTACGCTTTCGAAGACGCTGATTTTCAACAATTTTTAGAGAACAATCGTATGATTCCACTAGGATTAACAGGATCAGAGGCGCTTGATTATCAAACTGAATGGGAATCACGCACTAACTGGTTTCTCTATCAATCTGGTTTTGCTGAACATCCAGAAAACTATGATATTCCCATCCCTAACTTTTAA
- a CDS encoding sugar phosphate isomerase/epimerase: protein MKHQFSLAHLTALECAPPELTYLAAQAGYDFVSIRPIYMGLPNEPNYDLANNKAMFKETKQALETTGLKVFDIELARINDEIDPTTYEPAFEVAAELGAKHVLSSIWTDHTERGREKFAKLCDVAKPYGLTINLESVPIASVKTLKGAVHVLEDVNKPNAGLMIDAHHFHRAHDRPEEIQSIPKEWLNYFHLCDAQGHIPQEQAEMTRILREERLYIGEGGLPLKEMISHLPDDIVFSLEMPHLQRTKELGTYGYIKQCLESARAFVEQCNKNPLTT from the coding sequence ATGAAACATCAATTTTCATTAGCTCATTTGACAGCATTAGAGTGTGCGCCACCAGAACTGACTTATTTAGCAGCACAAGCTGGTTATGATTTTGTAAGCATACGCCCTATTTATATGGGGCTTCCCAACGAACCGAATTATGATTTAGCAAACAACAAGGCCATGTTTAAAGAAACAAAGCAGGCTTTAGAAACAACTGGTTTAAAGGTGTTTGACATTGAATTAGCACGGATTAATGATGAGATAGATCCAACAACGTATGAGCCAGCTTTTGAAGTTGCAGCAGAATTGGGAGCAAAGCACGTGCTTAGCAGTATCTGGACCGATCACACAGAACGTGGTCGTGAAAAATTCGCTAAACTATGCGACGTCGCAAAACCGTACGGCCTAACAATTAATTTAGAGTCTGTTCCAATTGCATCAGTGAAAACACTAAAAGGTGCGGTACACGTATTGGAAGACGTTAATAAACCAAATGCAGGTTTAATGATTGACGCGCACCATTTTCATCGTGCACACGATCGACCAGAGGAAATTCAATCAATTCCAAAAGAATGGTTAAATTATTTTCATTTATGTGATGCCCAAGGACATATTCCTCAAGAGCAAGCAGAAATGACAAGGATTTTACGGGAGGAAAGGCTTTATATTGGTGAAGGAGGATTGCCATTAAAAGAAATGATCAGTCATCTACCGGATGATATCGTATTCTCGTTAGAGATGCCTCATTTACAGCGAACAAAAGAGCTAGGAACTTATGGCTATATAAAGCAATGTCTAGAATCAGCGCGAGCATTTGTTGAACAGTGTAATAAGAATCCTTTAACGACTTAA
- a CDS encoding IclR family transcriptional regulator has protein sequence MEKRDSLRTVRRALSILDCFSIQQQELSLTQIANQIDLAKSTTTRLLSSLETEHLIHRDEQTGKYKLGIKLISLGQIAKDSYPLKGRVSKLMEKLRDETLETVNLYTLDQGKRICIHQFEGYQPLRHAVRIGEMLPLSSGAGGKLLLAYQPKHIQDKVLADLDPTTLEERILELGQIRETGIAVSREERELGLAAIAAAVFNEDGSVTHCISLSGLMQRFSEEKLSDYQQILTKALRQVNGEKKLQ, from the coding sequence ATGGAAAAACGAGATTCATTGCGAACCGTTCGACGAGCATTATCCATACTTGATTGTTTTTCAATTCAGCAACAAGAGCTTTCGTTAACTCAAATTGCCAATCAAATTGATTTGGCAAAATCAACGACAACACGGTTGTTGTCGAGTTTAGAAACGGAACATCTAATCCATCGAGATGAACAAACGGGAAAATATAAGCTTGGTATCAAACTCATCTCTTTAGGTCAGATTGCAAAAGATTCGTATCCCCTTAAAGGTAGGGTGTCGAAGTTAATGGAAAAACTTCGTGATGAGACACTCGAAACGGTGAACTTGTATACTCTTGATCAAGGGAAGCGAATATGTATTCATCAATTTGAAGGATACCAGCCGCTTCGTCATGCGGTTCGAATTGGTGAGATGTTGCCCCTGTCCAGTGGAGCAGGTGGAAAGCTATTACTTGCTTATCAGCCGAAGCATATACAAGATAAAGTCCTAGCCGATCTTGACCCTACGACTCTAGAAGAGCGGATTTTAGAATTGGGGCAAATTAGAGAGACAGGAATAGCCGTAAGTAGAGAAGAACGAGAACTTGGATTAGCCGCAATAGCTGCTGCTGTGTTTAATGAAGACGGTAGTGTGACCCACTGTATTTCACTATCAGGTCTCATGCAAAGATTTTCTGAAGAAAAACTTTCTGACTATCAACAAATACTAACGAAGGCACTTAGACAAGTGAACGGTGAAAAAAAGCTTCAGTAA
- the aroD gene encoding type I 3-dehydroquinate dehydratase, which produces MGTVIKKMKANEIQRPMICTPLVGRTSQALKEELSAIVQKKPGLIEWRVDFFEQLDQTDEVIKIGKWIKEQADGRPILFTRRSIREGGETISLTEAQVTDLYIEVLKADIVDAVDVELSCPAEAKQSILALAKEKQIQTVMSFHNFKETPTKDALLSILEQAQKEGADVGKIALMPQSLEDVLTVAQVTEEANRTLTIPIITMSMGPKGALSRLMGGAFGSAVSFAVGQSASAPGQIEIAEVEKVLNVIEASQQ; this is translated from the coding sequence ATGGGAACAGTGATTAAGAAAATGAAAGCGAATGAAATTCAGCGTCCAATGATTTGTACACCTCTTGTAGGACGAACAAGTCAAGCTCTTAAAGAGGAACTTTCAGCCATTGTTCAAAAAAAACCGGGATTAATTGAATGGCGGGTAGACTTTTTTGAGCAATTGGATCAGACAGATGAAGTAATTAAAATCGGGAAATGGATAAAAGAACAAGCTGATGGTAGACCAATTTTGTTCACAAGACGCTCTATTCGAGAAGGTGGAGAGACCATTTCTTTAACAGAAGCTCAGGTAACAGACTTGTATATCGAAGTATTAAAAGCGGATATCGTTGATGCAGTTGATGTTGAATTAAGTTGTCCAGCTGAAGCAAAGCAGAGCATCTTAGCGCTAGCAAAAGAAAAACAAATCCAAACAGTGATGTCTTTTCATAATTTTAAAGAAACTCCGACGAAAGATGCGCTTTTGTCCATTTTGGAACAAGCGCAAAAAGAAGGCGCCGATGTAGGCAAAATTGCATTAATGCCGCAATCTCTCGAAGATGTTTTAACAGTTGCACAGGTGACCGAAGAAGCAAATCGTACATTAACGATTCCTATTATTACGATGTCCATGGGGCCAAAAGGAGCACTTTCACGATTAATGGGTGGTGCCTTCGGATCAGCTGTAAGTTTTGCGGTTGGTCAATCTGCATCTGCACCAGGTCAAATCGAAATTGCTGAGGTAGAAAAAGTACTGAATGTTATTGAAGCAAGTCAACAATAA
- a CDS encoding helix-turn-helix domain-containing protein, whose protein sequence is MKIVPDQCQVSQALDIIVGKWKLLILLHLLANGTTRFGEFQRAIPSITPKVLTQQLRELEEEEIIERHIYPQIPPKVEYTISAYGTTLEPILNAMHTWGQNHLNHKQSKHEGLAGR, encoded by the coding sequence ATGAAGATCGTACCCGATCAATGCCAAGTAAGTCAGGCGTTGGATATTATCGTCGGCAAGTGGAAGCTACTTATTTTACTGCATTTGTTAGCGAATGGTACGACTCGTTTTGGTGAATTCCAACGCGCCATCCCTAGTATTACCCCTAAAGTTTTGACGCAACAATTAAGGGAGTTAGAAGAAGAAGAAATTATTGAACGGCACATATATCCGCAAATTCCACCAAAAGTCGAATATACAATCAGCGCTTATGGCACAACGTTAGAGCCTATTCTAAATGCGATGCATACGTGGGGTCAAAATCACTTAAATCATAAACAATCAAAACATGAAGGTTTAGCGGGTAGATAA
- a CDS encoding LLM class flavin-dependent oxidoreductase, with the protein MNRMKKENGLEFGIYTLGDHLPNPHTGKRISAQERVHEIIEFAKLADEAGLDFFSVGESHQPFFATQAHAVVLSAIAQATKNIKIGSSSTIISTSDPVRVYEDFSTIDLISNGRAEIIAGRASRVGLYELLGYDLRNYEELFEEKFDLLRKINEEERVNWTGEFRAPLRDAEVIPRPVEGHMPIWRAVGGTPASAIKAGIAGVPMFLAHLAGPTEAFKRSIDAYRGALTESGYDPADFPIATAGLFYAADTTQAAQQAYYPCVNEGIKLTNGSGFSKRAFAQGEDVRDVLNVGSPQQIIEKILYQYELFGHQRYIAQLDFGGVPFDELKKNIELIATEILPAIRKYTKEDVK; encoded by the coding sequence ATGAATCGAATGAAGAAGGAAAATGGGTTAGAATTTGGAATTTATACATTAGGAGACCACCTTCCTAATCCACATACAGGAAAACGAATTTCGGCGCAGGAACGTGTCCACGAAATTATCGAATTTGCAAAGCTGGCAGATGAAGCAGGTTTAGATTTTTTTAGTGTTGGGGAAAGCCACCAACCATTCTTTGCCACTCAAGCACATGCGGTTGTCTTATCTGCGATTGCACAAGCAACTAAGAACATTAAGATCGGGAGTTCCTCTACCATTATTAGTACGTCAGACCCTGTTCGCGTTTATGAAGATTTTTCAACGATAGACTTAATTTCTAATGGCCGTGCAGAAATCATTGCCGGACGTGCCTCTCGTGTTGGCTTGTATGAATTGCTTGGATATGATTTACGAAATTATGAGGAATTATTTGAAGAAAAGTTTGATTTGCTAAGAAAAATAAATGAAGAAGAGCGTGTAAACTGGACAGGTGAGTTTCGTGCACCTTTAAGAGATGCAGAGGTAATCCCTCGACCAGTGGAAGGGCATATGCCGATTTGGCGCGCGGTAGGAGGAACACCAGCAAGTGCAATAAAAGCTGGAATCGCGGGTGTGCCAATGTTCTTAGCTCATTTGGCAGGGCCGACGGAAGCGTTTAAACGTTCCATCGATGCCTATCGAGGAGCGCTAACCGAAAGTGGATATGACCCAGCTGATTTTCCAATTGCAACGGCAGGGCTCTTCTATGCGGCTGACACAACGCAAGCGGCTCAACAAGCCTATTACCCATGTGTAAACGAAGGAATTAAATTAACAAATGGATCTGGATTCTCAAAACGAGCATTTGCGCAAGGGGAAGACGTACGAGATGTGTTAAATGTAGGGAGCCCACAGCAAATCATTGAGAAAATTCTCTATCAATACGAGCTATTTGGGCATCAGCGTTACATTGCGCAATTAGATTTTGGCGGTGTGCCGTTTGATGAATTAAAGAAAAATATAGAGTTAATCGCTACAGAAATTCTTCCAGCGATCCGAAAATATACGAAGGAGGATGTAAAGTGA
- a CDS encoding NADPH-dependent FMN reductase, with amino-acid sequence MNVVVLSGSIVGSKTKTMMNEVVKQINDYDEQTNVTVIDLAEHEVQFSDGRQFFEYTGDTGYVAQTIMDADALIIGTPVFQASIPGTLKNVFDLLPVNAFENKVVSIVVTAGSPKHYLVAEQQLKPILNYMKAQLVQTFVFAEEKDFHQKKIVNDDVLFRVGRLVEDTHLLTKTFKAIREEAEDAYGF; translated from the coding sequence GTGAACGTAGTCGTCTTATCTGGCTCCATTGTTGGTTCAAAAACAAAAACGATGATGAATGAAGTTGTGAAGCAAATCAATGATTATGATGAACAGACGAACGTAACCGTGATCGATCTTGCGGAACATGAGGTACAATTTAGCGATGGCCGACAGTTTTTTGAGTACACGGGCGACACTGGTTATGTCGCACAAACAATCATGGATGCAGATGCGCTTATAATTGGTACACCTGTTTTTCAAGCATCGATTCCGGGGACATTAAAGAATGTATTTGATCTTCTACCAGTGAACGCGTTTGAAAATAAGGTAGTAAGTATTGTCGTGACAGCAGGAAGTCCAAAGCATTATCTTGTTGCTGAACAGCAGCTGAAGCCTATATTAAACTATATGAAAGCTCAGCTTGTGCAGACGTTTGTTTTTGCGGAAGAAAAAGACTTTCACCAGAAAAAAATTGTTAATGACGATGTGCTCTTTCGCGTTGGACGATTAGTAGAAGATACCCATCTTCTAACAAAGACGTTTAAAGCGATACGAGAAGAAGCTGAGGATGCATATGGCTTTTAG
- a CDS encoding PLP-dependent aminotransferase family protein produces the protein MDLLWVHLDREAQSPLYEQLYTHLKNDIIAGRIAFGTKLPSKRKLAEFLKVSQNTVEATYNQLVAEGYVEVLPRKGFFVQSYEQLDYVPTTSQLSTENQENKPDIRFNFHPTHIDTSHFPFDKWRKYVRQVVDESNKELLLLGHSMGDDVFRKEIAHYLYHSRGVQCSWEQIVVGAGMETLLQQLFLLLGKDSIYGIEDPGYQLMRKLLHHHPHDYYPFQVDDEGVDVHAITQSPVNVMYTTPSHHFPYGAVLSINRRQQLLKWAEAQPERFIIEDDYDSEFRYTGKTIPSLQSMDQHHKVIYVGSFSKSLIPSARLSFMVLPKTLVPRFNDMFSFYHSTVSRIDQHVLTSFMRSGDFEKHVNRMRKIYRRKRDIVLPLMRPYEHQLRIIGERSGLHIVVVVKNGMSEEELVQAAAKAQTKVYPLSQYAIENNPQDYPRIVLGFASIPEEQLEQAVRTVLQAWGYEEE, from the coding sequence ATGGATTTATTATGGGTTCACTTAGATCGAGAGGCACAGTCCCCTCTCTACGAACAACTTTACACACATTTAAAAAATGACATTATCGCTGGACGTATCGCATTCGGCACGAAATTGCCTTCGAAGCGGAAGCTAGCGGAGTTTTTGAAAGTCAGTCAAAACACAGTCGAAGCCACGTACAACCAGCTCGTAGCAGAAGGTTATGTGGAAGTGTTACCGCGAAAAGGGTTCTTTGTTCAATCCTATGAACAGCTTGATTATGTGCCCACCACATCTCAGCTATCGACTGAAAATCAAGAAAACAAACCGGATATTCGTTTTAATTTTCATCCTACACACATTGATACAAGCCATTTTCCGTTTGATAAATGGCGCAAATATGTTAGACAAGTGGTGGATGAAAGCAATAAGGAGTTGTTGCTTTTAGGTCATTCCATGGGGGATGACGTTTTCCGTAAAGAAATTGCCCATTATTTGTACCACTCTCGTGGGGTTCAATGCTCGTGGGAACAAATTGTAGTTGGAGCAGGAATGGAAACGTTGCTACAGCAGCTGTTTCTTCTTTTAGGAAAAGACAGCATTTATGGGATTGAAGATCCAGGCTATCAGCTCATGCGAAAGTTGCTGCATCATCATCCCCACGATTATTACCCGTTTCAAGTTGATGACGAAGGGGTTGACGTTCACGCCATTACCCAATCACCTGTAAATGTGATGTATACAACGCCCTCTCATCATTTTCCGTACGGGGCGGTTTTATCGATTAACCGTCGTCAGCAATTATTAAAATGGGCTGAGGCTCAACCAGAGCGATTTATCATTGAAGATGATTACGATAGTGAATTTCGCTATACTGGAAAAACGATTCCGTCCTTACAAAGTATGGACCAGCACCACAAAGTTATTTATGTAGGCAGTTTTTCAAAATCATTGATTCCGTCTGCACGACTAAGCTTTATGGTATTGCCGAAAACACTTGTCCCTCGTTTTAACGACATGTTTTCGTTTTACCACTCCACGGTGTCGCGAATTGACCAGCACGTGCTTACGTCCTTTATGCGCTCTGGTGATTTTGAAAAACATGTCAATCGAATGCGGAAAATTTATCGCCGAAAACGCGACATCGTCTTACCGTTAATGAGACCCTATGAACATCAATTGCGAATTATTGGGGAACGTTCTGGCTTACACATCGTTGTAGTTGTTAAAAATGGGATGAGTGAGGAAGAGCTTGTGCAAGCTGCTGCAAAAGCTCAAACAAAAGTATATCCTCTTTCCCAATATGCTATTGAAAACAATCCTCAGGACTACCCCCGTATCGTTCTAGGATTTGCAAGCATCCCTGAAGAACAATTAGAACAAGCTGTCCGCACGGTTCTCCAAGCATGGGGATATGAGGAAGAATAA